From Scatophagus argus isolate fScaArg1 chromosome 2, fScaArg1.pri, whole genome shotgun sequence:
TCAGTTTGTCTTTCCAACTTCACAGTAGCAAAATCAgacattcaaaaatgaaaacttcgAATCTTCaagttcaacattttattttgtgctttcttCTTCAAATATTAAAGTGAATAATCTCACTTTTGTTAAAAGTATTTGTATAAATAACATTTCAACAAACCACAATAAATGTTGCTATTTACAAAGTCACAGGAATATTCAGTTCTATTTCGAAAATAAATAAGAGTAAATTCAAAGTCTAAGTACATCTAATTAAGAGAAACAAAACTATGAAAAGCAATCAGGGTGCACCGTGTCAagttttgtaaaaatgtttaaaaacacatacaactGTTACAATTTTTAGacaatgtaaataatgtaataattacAAAACACTGGGGAAACTATCTACAAATGTGCACTCCCAATTAGGGAAAACAGATATATAAGGTGCCTAAATTGCACTGTGCAAAAGCAGTGTCTACTGTATATAGACACCCATCCACTGAAAATAAGCTGCCAAGACAATATGTCCTGTGACACATATTAATGCTGAACGActattaacaaaataaaaatgatcttttacACAGCGATGAATTCAAGTCAACAGGtttgaagcaaaacaaaaagttagGTTAGGGTCACCCAGAAGGCCCCCAGATAACGGACTAACTATGAATGTGAGCAAAAAGCAAGTCAATCATATCAGGCACACATGAAGCTCGGGCCACATCTATCGCTGTCTGACCACTGATGTTGGCGTGCTTCAGGTTGGACCGCGGTGCCAAGAACTCCACGACATCCCGGTGGCCTTCCCGGATGGCGATGTGGATAGGCAGGGCGCCGGTGTGGTCCGGGATGTTTACCGAAGCGCCGTACTCCACCAGAACCTGCAGAGTGTCCAGGAATCCTGTCCGGGCCACATCGTGCACTGGCGCTATCCCATGCTTGTCCTGCACGTTGGGATCTGCTCCTTTTTCCAACAGCAAACTGGCGATCTTGGAGTtccccatcatcatcacctgtAGGAGATAttggaggagaaggaaagagattGCACAGCTGTGAAACTGGTTCTCCACAAATGGTTCTGGATTGGCAGACAATTAATCTGAAATAATCAGGATAATTAAATGACTGTCAATTATGAGACATAAAATGGCAAATGTTCTGTTgatccagcttctcaaatgtgaggactggctgtttttcctcttgttaCTTTATTGTTAATTCAGATTATACATGATTagttagacaaaacaaatctgGGACGTCACTGGGAAATTGAGATGGACATTCTTCTATATTTCTGACCTTTTACAGACTAAACTTGTCAAAAGATAATTAGCCATGATAGAGGAAACAATTTAACTGAAGTCTAACCATCCAGTCTACCCTCAATAAGATAAACATtgtggacaaaatattaaaaacacacacagttcaatGAACAGCCTCCAAAATCACCAAAGCTGACTCAACAGTTTCAACAACTAATCTAAAACAGGTTCcacaaaaactgaacataatGACTTTCAGAAGGGTAGGATTTATAAAAGGCCTCTGTCGCATTAGACACTGACAATAGTTTAAGTATACCTAATGAACTGGCGTTTGAGTGTATATCCTCTTAATTTTATTACTGATTTTTAGCAAGGCATGTTGCTGAGTTTACAGTCTCAGGTAGGACGTTTATAACAGGCAGCTGGTCgaaagaaaagacacagacGTGTGCAaatgtaaagagaaaatgtgcGTCTGTAACCGAAGAGCCACCTGGGCTGAACGTATTTCTACACagtatctgcatgtgtgcagttAAGACCTCGGCCGTTACAAATTATGTGTAAACATTTCTGGGAATTTATCCTCACCTGTAGCGCAGTCCTTCCAAATTCATTGAGAGTATCGGGATGCACTCTGCATTCCTCCAGGATCCTCTGTACTTCGCTTGTATTCCCTTTGGCTGCTGCCGCCGTCAACGCTTTACCGGCATCCATCTGACTAAGGACCATTATATGCCTCTCTTTCAGCCTGTTAAGTCGGAGGTGTACAGTCAACAATCAAAAGAAAACCACGGACTCTGCGTGGTGACATTAACAGGATAATGAATATTAAAGATGTAAAACCAGTAACCGGTTTGATTAACCACAGCTATAGCTAGCTACTGCAGCATCCGGCTAACGTAAGCTTCGGTTCCCCGTTGACGCCATGTTATCCGACTGTGGACTGCGCTAGCGTAATGTTATATTAGGTCGTTTGACCAAATCACACGTTTAAACAACAAAGCTGTGTGAAAACTGTTGTTCCAttgggagagacagagagagagagaaagggggggagacagagagagagggggagagagctACAGCTCACGTCAACTGAATCTTACAAACAATTAGCATCCGGGCTAACCGCCAAGTTATTAAATAGAGAACAAACTATTGGGCTATTAAGCTTACCTTGTTCGGTTCCTCAAAACCCACAATGTCGCCAAGATTTTCTATCCCTTCCAACGACCggtaatttttaaataaaatccacaCAAAGAAGGTTTATCAACATTAGAAAATACATTTGCGCGCTGAGATCAACACAGCGGTGTCCCCAGACTACAATTTACAAACATTGGAGAGAAGACACGTTGACCAATCACAGCTCGCCCAGAGGGTGTTGCTCTTCCATATATGACAAAAGGGGCGGTCTTACAACTCTGTTACTACACTATCACTGTGGTAACAGCGCTAGTAGGCCAATCAGAGCCCGTGCAGAATAAAGCGGGCGATTCGTATACGTTGATGTCCTCAAAGGCAGTTCATTCACATTTCTGACCTTTGGTTGTATTTCTCCAGAGGCAAGTGTGGGAAAAAAGGCGGgtttaagtttttaattttagGCGGAATTTAGTGACTGTGATTGCACCATACGCCACAACAATATGAGGGCAAAATCTGCCCTTATATGGTGTTGCAAACTCATCAGAAGAAGACAGGAGCATCACAATAATACAAAGGCTATTATTGACAGATTATATTAAGGGAATCatttcattaatcatttaaataatttgcAGTGGTCTCAgaacagaaacattaaaatcaagctgcacacagagctgataaaacAAGATCACTGACATTAAATAAAGCAGGTGAAATCTAAAGACATTCTCTCAGTCAAGTTAAAGTGATCATTGCTGCTCCTCCAGAGGTGCTGGAAGTGaagaatatacagtatttccTCAAGCGTTACACATTGGTCCTCAGCTGGTAGTCTAAATATGAAGCAAACAAATATGAAGAGAAATATTAAAAGCTCAATTTGATTCAGTTTCTACACACATTGGTATCTGAACACTGCAATATGTTTCCAAAACAATATGTCACATTAGAGTACATTAAAGTCTAGTAGGCGATTCTTAATGTACCTCCACTCTGTGTAATATATCGGACCCATGGTAAAGCCTGGTAACCACTTTTTTCAATGATCTTCATATATCGCAcctggtgtaaaaaaaaaaaaaagtgagtgaaaCAAGCAGACACATGTTGAGGCAGGAAACATTAACATGCACCAccaattaaaatgaaatccaGTTTGCCAGTCTGagcacacaacagcaacacGTTCATGATGTGACTTGACTACCTACGGGCTGTAAACTGCAGACGCCCAATGCAAAGGAGCAATCTTCTCTGGTGATGTTTACagcttcaaaacattttaaaatgagacaCAACATGTTCTAACAGGCTTCAGATCCAAAGGAAACATGTTTTCCTCTCACATGGGCTTGACTCATACTACCGCAGCCTTATATTCTTAGGTTGTTTGACATTAATAGAGCACCtcagcacataaacacacagatgcacacacctGTATTCCTGAGACTGTGAAGTATGGGATTTCAAATTTGACAGTAATGGGAGGTTTTCCCTCAGCCTCATCATTCTCCACACTGGGCAGACCAAAATGAGCTCTCATTAGAAACTCTTTACCTccctggatggatggatgcacgCACAGATAAGTAGATTAGACAGGTAgacaaataaagcagaaaaaactCATAATACAACATACATTAAAGAAAGTAATACACTTTGAAGTCGGTGTAGTTGTTAATTTCTTACAGGGAAAGACTTGATGGTCCACACCACCAGGTTCTTCTCAGGCACATACTTGGCATTGCCAGTGCTGGTTTTGAACTTGGGCGAGTCTGCATCACTGGGGACAGGGACTCTCACCTCCACATTATTTGCCACagactgttttttaaattgccCCTTTgcctaaaatataaataaatacaacaagaTATCGTGTGTGTTTCTTGCTGTTGTTCAAAGGCAACCTCAGTGTTAATGTGTAGTTGTTCATGGTGCCATAGCATAGAAACTGAACAACAGctggagacacaaagaaagcatAACATGATCAGTAAAATTAGTAATTCTTAATCTAATTCttgttattttcactctgtAATAAGTGAGGTCAGAAACACAGCTGATCAGTACCTTAACCATGATTTCCACTCTACTATGAGAGAACTTCTCTATGATTGATTCAATCCATATCAGAGGTTTTACCTGTAAGAGATGACAGACAGGGTTTCATCATGCAAATATGGCACGTGGTGTACGCGACACATAAGTGATGTAGCGTCAAGTCAAGACACTGCATTGGACTAACATGGGTGTTGATGCGGTAGGACATGAGTTCAGACTCGCCGTCTGGAGGAATGAAGGAGATTGTTCGATCACTCTCGAAGCGTGAGAGACGGACGCACTGGTGGAACTTCACATCCTCCATAGTCACTGTCTTTCCCTTGtcacctgaacacaacacagcagaatcAGAGgatttaaatataattaacGCAGACAGATGAGCCACATATGACAGACGCATGTCGTCAGACGGCAGCTGAGAACCTACGTCCAGTTAGAGCGAAAAGCACTCGATCGTTGAGGCCCAGCCGCAGTTCAGGCATCCCAGAGAGCATGGTTTTcagcttgatgctgcccacgATGTCACTGCTCATCACACTGCCATTGGCGTTCACctgaacaaacaacacaacGTGGTGATTAAATCTGAATAAACTGTTCAGTTAAATAAATCCTCTGACTCATCAAAGCAGTTATGTTAAACAgtaagcacagaaaaacaataaaatacatacagagaTATAAAGTCACAGAAATCATGAATTTACTTCATCTTCTGCTTATACTGTCATATAAAGACACTACTACAGTGTACCTTTACTACTGCTACAGTCAGTCAATATGAATGAACTGAGTGCAGCAAAAGCAACGTAGCAACAATACCAATAGACGTTTAAAGCAAACACTATGCCCTAATACGATGCTTCAACATGTACTTACTATACAGAAAGTTCACGCCGTACATGCTCTATCGTTGCCTGCTCAGCGTAACAAAATTAGCTTTAGCTGTGCAAAAGCAATATTAGCACCCATAATAAAATTTTACATTCAAACAACATGATTTTAGAATACATTTAGCAACTGAATGATTGCTCAACTGAACAATCTGCTTTTACTTATATGacgttttttttctccatgtgaCTAACAAGACAGGTGGCCACAGTTGATACAATTGCACATATTTAGTTTTTACAAGCCATGCTGACTGATGGTACTAACAGCTTAAATGACAGATCAGCTCTATGTTCCTTCTTACCAGTACATTGATGGACTCGATCACATCAATAAAGACCTCATTCTTCTTGTATTTGATCCCCTCTGACCTCCAGGAGACTGCGTTGGTGACCGTGGTGGGCACCTTGGACTTTGCCACCTCAAGCTTGGCACCTTCCTGAGTGATGTATCTGCAAGGGATGAGATGTCAAAAAATGGCACCCGCATATTTTATCAGATAAACATTACGTTATTATGTCTGCGTGTGTCTTGCAGTCTCACTCCTGTAAGATCTTGCTGTCGGTAGTCTGAGGGAATCCAAAGTCCATCAGCTCATCCAGCAGCTCGTAGACAACCACAAAATTGTCCTGAAtgctctcctcctccaactCTTTGAAGTACTCTGTGAACACCTGCACAACATGCGGAACAGACATCGGTTTATCTGTATTGGGTCTGAGTAATGTCGGATTATCACGATCTTTGGCTGCAAGTTAATACTTAAACACTGTGTGACAAATACGTCTTTTATGCGTGACTCACCTCGACTAGTTTGTATAGGAACGAATACACAAGGGAGGCATTGGAGTTCTTGTTGGTCGTGGCCACCACTGTTCAGAGATCAGGTCAAGGAGTATTTTACTACAATAATGATAATTctgttgaatgtgttttacTTGTGGCTCTCATGTCACAGTTCACAGCTGActacatttctgcattattatttcTTAATGACAGCAACATCTAGGACAAGGATACGGTACAGGTTGCTGTATTTGATCCACATGAAGTGAACGCTGCCATGTGACAGCACAGGGCAGAGAAGCCCTTCCTCTTCATGCTGCATGAGCAAAGGCAAGAAGTGGTCGATCTCTGCCATGTCCACATCGCCTTTGTAGTTCCGACATATCAACACCTGAGCGAAGAGAATAACACAACATCAGACCACTGCATGTTAAGCtacattattatgattattatattTGTTAATTAACAGTACACATTTCTAATTTTAGCGTCTCAGTtgccataccaccctgaacatGCCCGATCTCGTCTGATTTCAGAAACTAAGCAGGGTtgggcctggttagtacttggatggaACACTGTCTGTAAATATCAGGTGCTGGAAGCTTTATGGCGTTGGTGGTATAGTGGTTAGCATAGCTGCCTTCCAAGCAGTTGACCtgggttcgattcccggccaaCGCATGTTTTTCACTCTTCTCTCAGGAactccttctttccctctgccATCAGACTCCTCAACAGCTGACAGGAGTCAGTAACAATCCACTGTTCCCTTGCACATACTGACTGCTTACATTCAGCAACACAGTAACTGCACTAACTCCACTTTTTACTCCGTTGACAAGTTCTGTCACTAACTCCTGGGAGTCCGCATACCCTTTCAGCTTTAAGAACAATACCTATTATCCTAAAAAGGAAAGATGTCTTCAGAAAGGCAGATGCAAAACAGGTCAAACCTGCTCAAGATGCAACATCCTGAGGTTATAGACAACTGCAGGtcagaaaagcagcagcttgCTGGGAACAAATTAGATGTCACATGTGTTGCTGTACAAGTAACACATCTTTAATCAGACACAGAACATCTGAACAACAATGAGTCGAATAATCGATCAGTTGAACCAAAGAAGATCAGTTGCTGATTATTTCGATAATCAATTTTTTtacttcagtcatttttcaagcaaatgtcaaacacttgctggctccagcttcccACACATAAggatttgctgttgttttttttgtcatttatgatagtacATGAAGAGTTCCAGCAATGTTGGCTGGATTTGAAGACGTCCCCCTTGGCTCTgagaaattgtgatgagcatttttcacaatttcttttgatattttgtatACTGAACAATTAATTGGGAAAATAATTGCAAGATTAACTGATGATTGGCCAGCCAATTTGACAGGAGAGTAAATAGTCAGGATGTTGATCATTAGGAAACCTACCTGTGCTGCagttcatatttattcattacatAAAATATCCTAAATCAATCATAAAATACACTGTTCTAACTTCATTTTAGAGTCTGTAACTATTTCACAATATATGCATCAGGATTCGTGCCACGCTGCACACAGCTGGTGA
This genomic window contains:
- the ap1m2 gene encoding AP-1 complex subunit mu-2 — its product is MSASAVFILDLKGKVLICRNYKGDVDMAEIDHFLPLLMQHEEEGLLCPVLSHGSVHFMWIKYSNLYLVATTNKNSNASLVYSFLYKLVEVFTEYFKELEEESIQDNFVVVYELLDELMDFGFPQTTDSKILQEYITQEGAKLEVAKSKVPTTVTNAVSWRSEGIKYKKNEVFIDVIESINVLVNANGSVMSSDIVGSIKLKTMLSGMPELRLGLNDRVLFALTGRDKGKTVTMEDVKFHQCVRLSRFESDRTISFIPPDGESELMSYRINTHVKPLIWIESIIEKFSHSRVEIMVKAKGQFKKQSVANNVEVRVPVPSDADSPKFKTSTGNAKYVPEKNLVVWTIKSFPGGKEFLMRAHFGLPSVENDEAEGKPPITVKFEIPYFTVSGIQVRYMKIIEKSGYQALPWVRYITQSGDYQLRTNV
- the cdkn2d gene encoding cyclin-dependent kinase 4 inhibitor D, which codes for MVLSQMDAGKALTAAAAKGNTSEVQRILEECRVHPDTLNEFGRTALQVMMMGNSKIASLLLEKGADPNVQDKHGIAPVHDVARTGFLDTLQVLVEYGASVNIPDHTGALPIHIAIREGHRDVVEFLAPRSNLKHANISGQTAIDVARASCVPDMIDLLFAHIHS